One Homo sapiens chromosome 3, GRCh38.p14 Primary Assembly genomic window carries:
- the NCEH1 gene encoding neutral cholesterol ester hydrolase 1 isoform c (isoform c is encoded by transcript variant 4) codes for MAEELNAVIVSIEYRLVPKVYFPEQIHDVVRATKYFLKPEVLQKYMVDPGRICISGDSAGGNLAAALGQQFTQDASLKNKLKLQALIYPVLQALDFNTPSYQQNVNTPILPRYVMVKYWVDYFKGNYDFVQAMIVNNHTSLDVEEAAAVRARLNWTSLLPASFTKNYKPVVQTTGNARIVQELPQLLDARSAPLIADQAVLQLLPKTYILTCEHDVLRDDGIMYAKRLESAGVEVTLDHFEDGFHGCMIFTSWPTNFSVGIRTRNSYIKWLDQNL; via the exons atacAGGCTAGTTCCAAAGGTTTATTTTCCTGAGCAAATTCATGATGTTGTACGGGCCACAAAGTATTTCCTGAAGCCAGAAGTCTTACAGAAGTATATGGTTGATCCAGgcagaatttgcatttctggtGACAGTGCTGGTGGAAATCTGGCTGCTGCCCTTGGACAACAG TTTACTCAAGATGCCAGCCTAAAAAATAAGCTCAAACTACAAGCTTTAATTTATCCAGTTCTTCAAGCTTTAGATTTTAACACACCATCTTATCAGCAAAATGTGAACACCCCAATCCTGCCCCGCTATGTCATGGTGAAGTATTGGGTGGACTACTTCAAAGGCAACTATGACTTTGTGCAGGCAATGATCGTTAACAATCACACTTCACTTGATGTGGAAGAGGCTGCTGCTGTCAGGGCCCGTCTAAACTGGACATCCCTCTTGCCTGCATCCTTCACAAAGAACTACAAGCCTGTTGTACAGACCACAGGCAATGCCAGGATTGTCCAGGAGCTTCCTCAGTTGCTGGATGCCCGCTCCGCCCCACTCATTGCAGACCAGGCAGTGCTGCAGCTCCTCCCAAAGACCTACATTCTGACGTGTGAGCATGATGTCCTCAGAGACGATGGCATCATGTATGCCAAGCGTTTGGAGAGTGCCGGTGTGGAGGTGACCCTGGATCACTTTGAGGATGGCTTTCACGGATGTATGATTTTCACTAGCTGGCCCACCAACTTCTCAGTGGGAATCCGGACTAGGAATAGTTACATCAAGTGGCTAGATCAAAACCTGTAA